The proteins below are encoded in one region of Salvelinus namaycush isolate Seneca chromosome 39, SaNama_1.0, whole genome shotgun sequence:
- the LOC120032587 gene encoding E3 ubiquitin/ISG15 ligase TRIM25-like, whose translation MAEDLFSLMSLEDELSCSICLCAFDCPVTIPCGHNFCQECLLETWKDNYSCPQCRTHFTTKPELKKNTVLSTVVETFKMKSNKSDLPSETGDLIMWDAVKMEPKEVAILCDTCMEAKAFKTCLTCMASFCLEHVRPHHENPVFGAHQLNEPLGDLRDRICPDHHKLMEFYCVQHGRCICGVCLQQVHKGCTFSNPDEQRALQESDLRGKLSLLEGKMDKNQMVISQMSDQQSKFKDSAASRKRALEDEYRQIRALLDRDEREALNTVDREQESGQTKLQNLIKKFNQNIAKLSAAKDGVNSLLSQTQTMAFLQASVDMPAAVAFDPYTPKVNLDSKAVAAWHAYSAVLREHLTHVLKQPVEVRLQILQPAQRFGPPLMPNIFEMGGMPPQGHPRMPRSHSPGAPLRANQRKKPPQDSNRERKNPQKPPNAPREFATPVPNTPRDHLRGQSAEPIPRNKEDPGQPSVPPSITSAAKRNDLLQYGTVLTLDPKTAHKRISLTENMTVASVSDEPTHYPDCPARFSVCSQVLTSKGFSRGRHYWEVKMSSNNFTGIGLAYNSIDRKGPASRLGRNTQSWCVEWFNVKLSAWHASSETVLQNPNPTRVGVLLDCEEGTATFYNIQERAYPFHTFVFQFAEAVYPAFWLFSSGSSVSLCKLQS comes from the exons ATGGCGGAGGATCTGTTTTCCCTCATGAGTCTCGAAGACGAACTGAGCTGTAGCATCTGCCTCTGTGCTTTCGACTGTCCGGTGACAATTCCATGTGGACACAACTTTTGCCAAGAGTGTCTCCTAGAAACCTGGAAAGACAACTACAGCTGTCCACAATGCCGGACCCACTTCACCACCAAACCAGAGCTGAAGAAGAACACTGTCCTCAGCACTGTTGTGGAAACGTTCAAAATGAAGTCGAATAAAAGCGACCTCCCCAGTGAGACGGGCGACTTAATCATGTGGGATGCGGTCAAGATGGAGCCCAAAGAGGTGGCTATCTTGTGCGACACCTGTATGGAAGCCAAAGCATTCAAGACCTGCCTCACCTGTATGGCGTCGTTCTGCCTTGAGCACGTGAGGCCTCATCATGAGAACCCAGTGTTTGGCGCGCATCAGCTGAACGAGCCTCTGGGCGACCTGCGCGACCGTATCTGCCCCGACCACCACAAGCTGATGGAGTTCTACTGTGTCCAACATGGCCGCTGTATCTGTGGTGTCTGTCTGCAGCAGGTGCATAAAGGCTGTACCTTCTCCAACCCTGATGAACAACGGGCACTGCAAGAG TCTGATTTGAGGGGCAAGTTGAGTCTGCTGGAAGGAAAGATGgacaagaaccagatggtcatcTCTCAGATGAGTGACCAGCAGAGCAAGTTTAAG GACTCTGCAGCCAGCAGGAAGAGAGCTCTGGAGGACGAGTACCGCCAAATCCGGGCGCTGCTGGACCGTGACGAGCGTGAGGCTCTGAACACCGTGGACCGCGAGCAGGAGAGCGGTCAGACCAAACTCCAGAACCTCATAAAGAAGTTCAACCAGAACATTGCGAAGCTTAGCGCAGCAAAAGATGGCGTCAACAGCCTGCTCAGTCAGACTCAGACCATGGCTTTCCTACAG GCCTCAGTTGACATGCCGGCAGCGGTGGCCTTTGACCCCTATACCCCGAAGGTCAACTTGGACTCTAAGGCCGTGGCAGCCTGGCATGCCTACTCTGCAGTCCTGAGGGAGCATCTCACACATGTACTGAAACAGCCTGTAGAGGTCAGACTGCAGATACTccaaccag CTCAGAGGTTTGGTCCTCCTCTGATGCCAAACATCTTTGAAATGG GAGGCATGCCACCACAAGGTCATCCGAGAATGCCTAGATCCCACAGCCCAGGAGCCCCCCTCAGGGCAAACCAGAGGAAGAAGCCTCCACAAGATTCAAACCGAGAGAGAA AAAATCCCCAAAAGCCACCTAATGCTCCCAGAGAGTTCGCCACTCctgttccaaacacaccaagggACCACCTCAGAGGACAATCAGCAGAACCCATACCCAGGAACAAGGAGGACCCAG GACAACCAAGTGTTCCCCCAAGTATCACGTCTGCAGCAAAACGAAATGACCTTCTACAAT ATGGCACGGTTCTCACCCTTGACCCCAAAACGGCCCACAAGCGCATCTCCCTCACAGAGAACATGACCGTGGCCTCTGTGTCAGACGAGCCCACCCATTACCCCGATTGCCCCGCCCGCTTCTCTGTCTGCAGCCAGGTGCTCACTTCCAAGGGCTTCTCCCGCGGCCGCCACTACTGGGAGGTCAAGATGAGTAGCAACAACTTCACCGGCATCGGCCTGGCCTACAACAGCATCGACCGGAAGGGTCCGGCTAGCCGGCTGGGGCGTAACACCCAGTCCTGGTGCGTGGAGTGGTTCAACGTCAAGCTGTCGGCCTGGCACGCCAGCAGTGAGACTGTACTGCAGAACCCGAATCCGACCCGCGTCGGCGTGCTGCTGGATTGCGAAGAGGGAACGGCCACGTTCTATAACATACAGGAACGGGCATACCCTTTCCATACGTTTGTGTTCCAGTTCGCCGAGGCAGTGTACCCGGCGTTCTGGCTCTTCTCCAGCGGCTCGTCTGTTAGCCTGTGCAAGCTGCAGTCTTAA